Proteins encoded together in one Thermoplasmata archaeon window:
- the lysA gene encoding diaminopimelate decarboxylase, whose amino-acid sequence MPGIYDYLDDRNGVLAVDGISSTDLAARFGTPLYVYSARRIRDNYRRIHGAFSALRENFRTNYAVKANSNLSVLEILRKEGAGADCASPAEILIAKTAGFPADRLLYSGNYNSDEELRYGLESGAVINLDDGPLLGRLLRFGRPEALCFRINPGFGMGKSPGVVTAGPDAKFGMRERDALKAYRLAKEAGIERLGVHMMAGSNVLETTYWAAITDRLTGIATRIAKALRIRLDFIDLGGGFGVPDRIGEKGLPIRELAQKIVGAYERKLAQNPGIGDPTLVIEPGRYLVGDAGVLLASVTHVKTSAKKFVGCDAGMNTLLRPALYGAYHEILPATKLDARRSVTVNVTGQICENTDILGKARKLPALDQGDLLAFLNAGAYGYTMASRYNSRPLPAEVLIEDGQARLVRERERLADLMRGQMAPQGSG is encoded by the coding sequence ATGCCCGGCATCTACGACTACCTGGACGATCGGAACGGCGTACTCGCCGTGGACGGAATCAGCTCCACGGACCTCGCCGCCCGGTTCGGCACGCCCCTCTACGTGTACTCGGCCCGGAGGATCCGAGACAACTACCGGCGCATCCACGGCGCCTTCTCCGCGCTCCGGGAGAACTTCCGGACGAACTACGCGGTCAAGGCGAACAGCAACCTCTCCGTCCTCGAGATCCTGCGGAAGGAGGGCGCGGGCGCGGACTGCGCGAGCCCCGCGGAGATCCTCATCGCGAAGACAGCGGGCTTTCCCGCGGACCGCCTCCTATACTCGGGGAACTACAACTCGGACGAGGAACTGCGCTACGGGCTTGAGTCCGGGGCGGTGATCAACCTGGACGACGGCCCGCTCCTGGGCCGCCTCCTGAGATTCGGGCGACCCGAGGCGCTCTGCTTCCGGATCAACCCCGGATTCGGCATGGGGAAGTCTCCCGGGGTCGTGACCGCGGGACCCGATGCGAAGTTCGGGATGAGGGAACGCGACGCATTGAAAGCCTACCGCCTAGCCAAGGAGGCGGGGATCGAACGGCTCGGCGTGCATATGATGGCCGGGTCCAACGTCCTCGAGACGACGTACTGGGCCGCGATCACGGACCGCCTCACGGGCATTGCCACGCGAATCGCGAAGGCGCTCCGTATCCGGCTCGACTTCATCGATCTAGGGGGCGGTTTCGGTGTGCCCGACCGGATCGGCGAGAAGGGACTCCCGATCCGGGAGTTGGCGCAGAAGATCGTCGGGGCGTACGAGCGCAAGCTCGCGCAGAATCCGGGCATCGGCGACCCCACGCTGGTGATCGAGCCGGGTCGCTACCTCGTTGGCGACGCAGGCGTCCTCCTGGCCTCCGTGACCCACGTGAAGACCTCCGCGAAGAAGTTCGTTGGCTGCGATGCCGGGATGAACACGCTCCTCCGCCCCGCCCTCTACGGCGCGTACCACGAAATCCTTCCCGCCACGAAGCTCGACGCTCGGCGGAGCGTCACGGTGAACGTGACCGGGCAGATCTGCGAGAACACGGACATCCTGGGGAAGGCCCGCAAGCTGCCCGCGCTGGATCAGGGAGACCTCCTCGCGTTCCTGAACGCGGGCGCCTACGGATACACGATGGCGAGCCGCTACAACTCGCGGCCGCTGCCCGCGGAGGTGCTCATCGAGGACGGCCAGGCGCGCCTCGTACGCGAACGGGAGAGACTAGCGGACCTGATGCGAGGTCAGATGGCTCCGCAGGGATCAGGATGA
- a CDS encoding ethylbenzene dehydrogenase-related protein — MRQRSARTGRAEVSEYDPGVGACGVGVVALAAVLLLAMFAVALPGLASAQVAYPNVLSYRVDGAVNYSDPGGEAFWSSIAWTDVPLVASIAPGGGHTSDVRIKSANDGFNVFVLFQWNDSAGPSFASNTELWRAPNGTLMPLTPADTATVKQLYSNATYYYQDRAALLWFLPQSLGRQQTPDMMEGSDGAITGGAAEIWHWQSNPTDNSPLDAGFPGGYTDTAGNPIYPANNLSFAEDDYTNMTGFFTIPGSFGATAPNLVPGMDPFQIRVGSSYSQTTKQWTVEMVRAFTMPQAKTYCVQLAAGATYDTGFAIWNGRQGESAAYKSVSQWYTLTLSNQTVAQAPAPTGGVPLNLAAAVGIGLLLVGVMIGAVVRSFKGGEGK; from the coding sequence ATGAGGCAGCGCTCCGCGAGAACGGGCCGGGCTGAGGTCTCCGAATACGATCCTGGGGTCGGGGCCTGTGGCGTGGGCGTCGTGGCCCTCGCGGCGGTCCTCCTCCTCGCCATGTTTGCAGTCGCCCTCCCGGGCCTGGCGAGCGCTCAGGTGGCCTACCCGAACGTCCTTTCGTACCGCGTCGACGGCGCGGTGAACTACAGCGACCCGGGTGGCGAGGCGTTCTGGTCCTCAATCGCGTGGACCGACGTGCCCCTGGTCGCCTCCATTGCGCCCGGCGGCGGGCACACGTCCGACGTCCGGATCAAGTCCGCGAACGACGGATTCAACGTGTTCGTCCTCTTCCAGTGGAACGACAGCGCGGGGCCGTCCTTCGCGTCGAACACCGAGCTGTGGCGCGCCCCGAACGGCACGCTGATGCCCCTCACTCCTGCAGACACCGCGACCGTGAAACAGCTCTACTCCAACGCGACGTACTACTACCAGGACCGCGCCGCGCTCCTCTGGTTCCTGCCGCAGTCCCTGGGCCGCCAGCAGACGCCGGACATGATGGAGGGCTCCGACGGCGCCATCACAGGGGGCGCCGCGGAGATCTGGCACTGGCAGTCCAATCCCACGGACAACAGTCCTCTGGACGCGGGATTCCCCGGCGGCTACACGGACACCGCGGGAAACCCGATCTATCCGGCGAACAACCTCTCCTTCGCGGAGGACGACTACACGAACATGACCGGGTTCTTCACGATCCCTGGGTCCTTCGGCGCCACGGCACCCAACCTCGTGCCCGGGATGGACCCCTTCCAGATCCGCGTGGGCTCGTCGTACTCCCAGACGACGAAGCAGTGGACCGTGGAGATGGTCCGAGCGTTCACGATGCCTCAGGCCAAGACGTATTGCGTCCAGCTCGCCGCCGGGGCGACGTACGACACGGGGTTCGCGATCTGGAACGGCCGCCAGGGAGAATCCGCGGCGTACAAGTCCGTGTCCCAGTGGTACACCCTGACCCTCTCGAACCAGACGGTCGCCCAGGCACCCGCCCCGACGGGCGGCGTGCCCCTGAACCTCGCCGCGGCGGTGGGGATCGGGCTCCTTCTGGTCGGCGTGATGATCGGGGCCGTGGTCCGCTCGTTCAAGGGGGGCGAGGGGAAGTGA
- a CDS encoding cytochrome b N-terminal domain-containing protein has translation MATDTRAKGPVERLVAWVDSRLGLSYPLLRPVPRYALNPFAWLGALTVVAFAILAITGIIMMLYYVPTPAAAYSSTAYVFSNVAYGRFIETVHLYTAYAMVLLMFAHMMRHFFVSVHKRPREVMWLVGMLMGGVTLGFAFTGYLLPWTVISKSATDVAVQIIGQLPPPLPPILTFLVVGPGGDAGELLRFYDLHVVVLPAALLVLLVVKMYMLEAHGISEPVTKRGRSPEKQETTPIFPDVTLYLLELAAVFGAGMLFLGAVFPLNLPPAYTPAAAAGYTPQPDWYFLWLYQILKISIFAAPPMTGIPALILSVVTLLFILPLSIWYFRKGNWILGFVALAAAFVMAAVVTILFAVTLLFLVLFLLPILDVDETRAIENRPVFVTVGAIFTAELAVLAYWGLITPGQDIPTWQGAAVIGGTAAVVGLASFLAFRFARTRRAAEAPA, from the coding sequence ATGGCAACGGACACCCGAGCCAAGGGACCCGTGGAGCGGCTCGTGGCGTGGGTGGACTCGAGGCTCGGCCTCTCGTACCCGCTCCTGCGGCCCGTGCCGCGGTACGCCCTGAACCCCTTTGCGTGGCTCGGCGCGCTCACGGTCGTCGCGTTCGCGATCCTCGCGATCACGGGCATCATCATGATGCTCTACTACGTGCCGACGCCCGCCGCGGCGTACTCGTCCACGGCGTACGTGTTCAGCAACGTGGCGTACGGGCGGTTCATCGAGACCGTCCACCTGTACACGGCGTACGCCATGGTGCTCCTCATGTTCGCGCACATGATGCGGCACTTCTTCGTCTCCGTGCACAAGCGGCCCCGCGAGGTCATGTGGCTCGTCGGGATGCTCATGGGGGGCGTGACCTTGGGGTTTGCCTTCACGGGCTATCTGCTCCCATGGACCGTGATCTCGAAATCGGCCACGGACGTGGCCGTGCAGATCATAGGCCAGCTCCCGCCGCCTCTCCCCCCGATCCTCACGTTCCTCGTGGTCGGGCCGGGCGGGGACGCGGGCGAGCTCCTGCGGTTCTACGACCTCCACGTCGTCGTGCTGCCCGCGGCCCTCCTCGTCCTCCTGGTCGTCAAGATGTACATGCTCGAGGCCCACGGGATCTCGGAGCCCGTGACGAAGCGCGGGCGGTCGCCCGAGAAGCAGGAGACGACCCCCATCTTCCCGGACGTGACCCTGTACCTCCTCGAGCTGGCGGCCGTCTTCGGCGCGGGCATGCTCTTCCTCGGTGCCGTCTTCCCCCTGAACCTCCCCCCCGCGTACACGCCAGCCGCCGCGGCGGGGTACACGCCGCAGCCCGACTGGTACTTCCTCTGGCTCTACCAGATCCTCAAGATCTCCATCTTCGCGGCACCGCCCATGACCGGGATTCCGGCGCTCATCCTGTCCGTGGTCACGTTGCTGTTCATCCTGCCCCTATCCATCTGGTACTTCCGCAAGGGGAACTGGATCCTTGGGTTCGTCGCGCTGGCCGCCGCCTTCGTGATGGCCGCGGTCGTCACGATCCTCTTCGCGGTCACCCTCCTCTTCCTGGTCCTGTTCCTCCTCCCCATCCTGGACGTCGATGAGACGCGGGCCATCGAGAACCGCCCGGTCTTCGTGACCGTGGGCGCGATCTTCACCGCGGAACTGGCCGTCCTCGCGTACTGGGGCCTGATCACCCCGGGGCAGGACATCCCGACCTGGCAGGGCGCGGCGGTCATCGGGGGCACGGCCGCTGTGGTCGGGCTCGCCTCGTTCCTGGCGTTCCGGTTCGCGCGCACTCGGAGGGCCGCGGAGGCGCCCGCATGA
- a CDS encoding methyltransferase — MVTGYRDSQALYVVAKLGVADLLVDGPKTAEGLARRLGVQARPLFRVMRALAGEGVFTQDGTQGFGLAPLGEPLRSDHPRSVRSSAIMHGELHYRAAGALLHTVRTGETGFDHLYGKGLFAHLGEHPEDSATFNAAMGETQGVWSNPIESYDFRGHHVLVDVGGGRGTLLALLLKRNPHLRGILYDLPQGVAEARSYLESQRVSNRCQIRIGDAFREVPRGGDVYIFSRVLHDWPDDKARSLLANVRTAIPDDGLLLLWEAVVPEGATPSLTKHIDLTMLFLLGGAERTEAEWRAMLAATGFALLKVTKTGGMFDLIEAKPV; from the coding sequence ATGGTGACGGGGTACCGGGACTCGCAGGCCCTCTACGTCGTGGCGAAGCTCGGCGTGGCCGACCTCCTCGTGGACGGACCCAAGACCGCGGAGGGCCTCGCGCGGCGTCTCGGCGTGCAGGCGCGGCCGCTATTCCGCGTGATGCGGGCCCTCGCGGGCGAGGGCGTGTTCACCCAGGACGGAACCCAAGGTTTCGGGCTCGCGCCTCTGGGTGAGCCCCTCCGCTCGGACCATCCGCGCAGCGTCCGCTCTTCCGCGATCATGCACGGCGAGCTCCACTACCGGGCGGCGGGAGCCCTCCTCCACACCGTCCGCACCGGGGAGACGGGGTTCGACCACTTGTACGGTAAGGGGCTGTTCGCGCACCTTGGGGAGCATCCCGAGGACAGCGCGACCTTCAACGCCGCCATGGGGGAAACTCAAGGCGTTTGGTCCAACCCGATCGAGTCGTACGACTTTCGTGGCCATCACGTCTTGGTGGACGTGGGCGGGGGACGCGGCACTCTGCTCGCCCTCCTCCTGAAACGCAACCCCCACCTGCGCGGGATTCTGTACGATCTGCCCCAAGGCGTCGCCGAGGCGCGGTCCTATCTCGAGTCCCAACGGGTCTCGAACCGCTGTCAGATCCGGATCGGCGACGCGTTCCGGGAGGTGCCCCGCGGGGGCGACGTGTACATCTTCTCGCGGGTGCTCCACGACTGGCCGGACGACAAGGCCCGGAGCCTGTTGGCGAACGTCCGCACGGCGATTCCGGACGACGGTCTCCTGCTCTTGTGGGAGGCGGTCGTCCCGGAGGGCGCGACGCCCTCTCTGACGAAGCACATCGACCTTACGATGCTGTTCCTCTTGGGCGGGGCCGAGCGGACGGAGGCCGAGTGGAGGGCCATGCTCGCCGCGACGGGATTCGCCCTGCTCAAGGTCACCAAGACGGGCGGGATGTTCGACCTGATCGAAGCGAAGCCCGTCTGA
- a CDS encoding DUF6789 family protein, translated as MDASLLIRGVVAGVAATGGMVLIELAARSRWGLEALLDWQQNEAVAAKITKRPPEAAAVPGLALHVLHGLLLGLVFVLILPLVPPELPLPIAGLGYGLVLFALTIAVHKPIMGRVAASGRHGSAAIAVALLTHLVYGSLLAVLLVWP; from the coding sequence ATGGACGCCTCCCTCCTGATTCGCGGCGTAGTCGCAGGCGTCGCGGCGACGGGAGGGATGGTGCTCATCGAGCTCGCCGCGCGCTCCCGTTGGGGTCTCGAGGCACTCCTCGACTGGCAGCAGAACGAAGCCGTTGCGGCGAAGATCACGAAGCGACCCCCGGAGGCGGCCGCGGTTCCGGGTTTGGCCCTCCACGTCCTCCATGGGCTGCTCCTCGGCCTCGTCTTCGTCCTGATTCTTCCGCTCGTCCCACCGGAGCTGCCCCTCCCGATCGCGGGGCTCGGGTACGGCCTCGTCTTGTTCGCCCTCACGATCGCCGTCCACAAACCGATCATGGGGAGGGTCGCGGCCTCCGGGCGGCACGGCTCCGCCGCGATTGCGGTGGCTCTCCTGACCCACCTCGTCTATGGGTCGCTCCTCGCCGTCCTGCTCGTGTGGCCCTGA
- a CDS encoding 4Fe-4S binding protein, giving the protein MAFSIEISRQCHSCGVCMDVCPVRAIDMTPPKRPSIEGGFARRPWMMEFPFLVGKCTGCQMCEIECPFEAIKVVRGDAPIRERPADELVAELLTERRSVATLRPRGARDWTRFQPLSSFTRDTLKRPVRSPFPASAHWKPWIRKGEKWRVWR; this is encoded by the coding sequence ATGGCCTTCTCCATCGAGATCAGCCGCCAATGCCACTCCTGCGGCGTCTGCATGGACGTCTGCCCCGTCCGTGCCATCGACATGACCCCGCCCAAGCGGCCCAGCATCGAAGGCGGCTTCGCGCGGCGACCGTGGATGATGGAGTTCCCCTTCCTCGTCGGCAAGTGCACCGGCTGCCAGATGTGCGAGATCGAATGCCCCTTCGAGGCGATCAAGGTCGTCCGCGGTGACGCCCCGATTCGGGAACGGCCCGCAGACGAACTCGTCGCGGAGCTCCTGACCGAGCGGCGATCCGTGGCGACGTTGCGACCGCGCGGGGCCCGAGACTGGACCCGGTTCCAGCCCCTGTCCTCGTTCACGCGGGACACCCTGAAGCGGCCCGTGCGCAGTCCCTTCCCCGCCAGCGCCCACTGGAAGCCCTGGATCAGGAAGGGCGAAAAGTGGAGGGTCTGGCGCTAG